From a region of the Qipengyuania spongiae genome:
- a CDS encoding phosphoadenylyl-sulfate reductase produces MNLPVLHGDTPQERLAALREAVPGRIVFTTSFGLEDQALTHMIREGGLDIAIVTLDTGRLFTETHALWAETEARYGLRIRSFHPDPAELAHLLDDWGANGFYDAEDARLACCGVRKVGPLKQALAGAEAWVTGLRADQSQARGDIMGIEYDEGHGLIKTAPLFDWSRDDVAEFCAAEGVPVNPLHAEGYLSIGCQPCTRAVAPGEPERAGRWWWEQDAAKECGLHVGADGKFVRAKELAL; encoded by the coding sequence GTGAACCTCCCTGTCCTTCACGGCGACACTCCGCAGGAACGGCTCGCCGCCCTTCGCGAGGCCGTGCCGGGACGCATCGTGTTCACCACGAGCTTCGGCCTCGAGGATCAGGCGCTCACGCACATGATCCGCGAGGGCGGTCTCGATATCGCCATCGTGACGCTCGACACCGGGCGGCTGTTCACAGAAACCCATGCGCTCTGGGCCGAGACCGAAGCGCGATACGGCCTGCGGATCCGCTCGTTCCATCCCGACCCCGCCGAACTCGCGCATCTGCTCGACGATTGGGGCGCCAATGGCTTCTATGACGCCGAGGACGCGCGGCTGGCCTGTTGCGGCGTGCGCAAGGTCGGCCCCCTGAAGCAGGCGCTGGCTGGAGCGGAAGCGTGGGTCACCGGCCTGCGCGCCGACCAGTCGCAGGCACGCGGCGACATCATGGGCATCGAGTATGACGAGGGCCACGGCCTCATCAAGACCGCGCCGCTTTTCGACTGGTCGCGCGACGACGTGGCCGAGTTTTGCGCTGCCGAAGGCGTGCCGGTAAATCCGCTCCATGCCGAAGGCTATCTCTCGATCGGCTGCCAGCCCTGCACCCGCGCCGTCGCTCCGGGTGAACCCGAACGGGCGGGGCGCTGGTGGTGGGAGCAGGACGCGGCGAAGGAATGCGGCCTCCATGTGGGGGCCGACGGGAAATTCGTCCGCGCGAAGGAGCTTGCCCTGTGA
- the cysG gene encoding siroheme synthase CysG, with the protein MTHSANRRPTKTAPRIAPLAKLPLFHAIDGRRVIVAGDTDGSRWKAELLSAAGAEVTVLAGPAPDAERWSGLVETPVDGPIILFAREWTPEDMAGCALAIGDLDPAQGEAFAAAARDAGVLVNVVDKPALCDFQIGSIVNRSPVVIGISTDGAAPMLGQSIRSRIEAVLPPGLAGWAAAAQGWRARLKRIVLDGKARRRFWERFTASAWARPAHAPDARDFADLLKDEGETGGSVTMVGAGPGDPELLTLKAVRALQTASVILYDDLVSPEVLELARREAHRVSVGKRARGPSVGQNEIDAELVRLALAGERVVRLKGGDPLVFGRATEELDACRAAGIPVAIVPGITAAQGAAAALGFSLTERVHARRVQFVTGHGMSGTLPEDIDWTAIADPRATTVVYMPRATLAEFASRAIAAGLDPLTPALAVASATLPQQAETRCSLAALPQKAAGLPEGAPVLVVIGQVTREAGRNAMEDAA; encoded by the coding sequence GTGACCCACTCTGCGAACCGCCGACCGACAAAGACCGCGCCGCGCATCGCGCCGCTCGCCAAGCTGCCGCTGTTCCACGCGATCGACGGGCGCCGCGTGATCGTGGCGGGTGACACCGACGGTTCGCGCTGGAAGGCCGAACTGCTGAGCGCCGCCGGGGCCGAAGTGACCGTCCTCGCCGGTCCCGCGCCGGACGCCGAGCGCTGGTCCGGCCTGGTCGAAACGCCGGTCGACGGGCCGATTATCCTGTTTGCGCGCGAATGGACGCCGGAGGACATGGCCGGGTGCGCGCTCGCCATAGGCGATCTCGATCCGGCGCAGGGCGAGGCTTTCGCTGCCGCCGCGCGGGATGCGGGCGTGCTCGTCAATGTCGTCGACAAGCCGGCTCTGTGCGATTTCCAGATCGGCTCGATCGTCAATCGCTCGCCGGTGGTCATCGGCATCTCGACCGACGGCGCCGCGCCGATGCTGGGGCAGTCGATCCGCAGCCGGATCGAGGCGGTGCTGCCTCCCGGCCTCGCCGGATGGGCAGCCGCCGCGCAGGGCTGGCGCGCGAGATTGAAACGCATCGTGCTCGACGGAAAGGCCCGCCGCCGCTTCTGGGAACGCTTCACCGCTTCCGCCTGGGCGCGGCCCGCCCATGCGCCGGATGCGCGCGACTTCGCCGACCTCCTGAAGGACGAGGGCGAGACCGGCGGCAGCGTGACGATGGTCGGCGCGGGTCCTGGCGATCCCGAACTGCTGACATTGAAGGCTGTCCGCGCGCTGCAGACGGCCAGCGTCATCCTCTACGACGACCTCGTGTCGCCCGAAGTTCTCGAACTTGCCCGGCGCGAGGCGCATCGCGTTTCGGTCGGCAAGCGAGCGCGCGGACCTTCGGTCGGCCAGAACGAGATCGATGCCGAACTCGTCCGGCTCGCGCTTGCGGGCGAGCGGGTGGTTCGGCTGAAAGGCGGCGATCCGCTGGTGTTCGGGCGCGCGACTGAGGAACTCGACGCCTGCCGTGCCGCCGGCATTCCCGTGGCGATCGTGCCCGGCATTACCGCCGCACAAGGCGCGGCAGCCGCGCTCGGCTTCTCGCTGACCGAGCGGGTTCACGCTCGCCGCGTCCAGTTCGTCACCGGGCACGGGATGAGCGGGACCTTGCCCGAAGATATCGACTGGACCGCGATCGCCGATCCCCGCGCGACCACCGTGGTCTATATGCCGCGCGCTACGCTCGCCGAATTCGCCAGCCGGGCCATCGCGGCGGGGCTCGATCCGCTGACGCCCGCGCTCGCCGTCGCTTCGGCGACTTTGCCGCAGCAGGCCGAAACCCGCTGCTCGCTCGCCGCCCTCCCGCAAAAGGCCGCTGGCCTGCCCGAAGGCGCGCCGGTGCTGGTCGTGATCGGCCAGGTGACCCGCGAGGCGGGCCGCAACGCCATGGAAGACGCCGCATGA
- the cysD gene encoding sulfate adenylyltransferase subunit CysD, translated as MTIQTNHLKMLEAESIHIFREVVAETEKPVMLYSVGKDSAVLLHLARKAFFPAPIPFPLLHVDTTWKFRAMYDFRDRIADEYGVELLVHRNEEAAARGINPFDHGPLHTDMWKTQGLKQALDKYGFDAAFAGARRDEDKSRAKERVISVRSPGHRWDPRRQRPELWNLYNARHAAGETIRAFPLSNWTERDIWQYIAAEDIPIVPLYFAAPRPVVERDGMILMVDDDRFPLREGEVPEERWVRFRTLGCYPLTGAVESRAATLDEVVAETLAATVSERQGRAIDRDSFDAMERKKQEGYF; from the coding sequence ATGACGATACAGACAAATCATTTGAAGATGCTCGAGGCGGAGAGCATTCATATCTTCCGTGAGGTCGTTGCCGAGACCGAAAAGCCGGTGATGCTCTATTCGGTCGGCAAGGATTCCGCAGTGCTGCTGCATCTGGCGCGCAAGGCTTTCTTTCCGGCGCCGATCCCGTTCCCGCTACTGCACGTCGATACGACCTGGAAGTTTCGTGCGATGTACGATTTCCGCGACCGGATCGCGGATGAATACGGCGTCGAACTGCTTGTCCACCGTAACGAGGAAGCCGCAGCACGGGGTATCAATCCCTTCGATCATGGCCCGCTCCACACCGACATGTGGAAGACGCAAGGACTGAAGCAGGCCCTCGACAAATACGGCTTCGACGCCGCGTTTGCCGGTGCCCGTCGCGACGAGGACAAGAGCCGCGCCAAGGAACGCGTCATCAGCGTGCGCAGCCCCGGCCATCGCTGGGACCCGCGCCGCCAGCGCCCTGAATTGTGGAACCTCTACAACGCCCGCCACGCGGCCGGCGAGACGATCCGCGCTTTCCCGCTCTCGAACTGGACCGAGCGGGATATCTGGCAATATATTGCGGCCGAGGACATTCCGATCGTACCGCTCTATTTCGCCGCGCCGCGCCCGGTGGTGGAGCGTGACGGCATGATCCTGATGGTCGACGACGACCGCTTTCCCCTGCGCGAGGGCGAGGTGCCCGAGGAGCGCTGGGTGCGTTTCCGCACGCTCGGCTGCTATCCGCTGACCGGGGCGGTGGAGAGCCGGGCTGCGACGCTCGACGAGGTGGTCGCCGAGACCCTCGCCGCCACCGTTTCGGAGCGGCAGGGCCGCGCGATCGACCGCGACAGCTTCGATGCGATGGAGCGCAAGAAGCAGGAAGGCTACTTCTGA
- a CDS encoding sulfate adenylyltransferase subunit 1, whose protein sequence is MHGSATLPKVATAPDTASEEKDLLRFIVCGSVDDGKSTLIGRLLFETGSVPADQLETLAAESRRFGTQGASLDLSLLVDGLSAEREQGITIDVAYRYFSTAQRKFIVIDAPGHEEYTRNMVTGASQADMGVLLVDAQQGLTDQTRRHARVLKMLGVRHIVLAVNKMDRVRFLREVFDEVVGNFTRFTEDAEIGGFSAIPLAALTGANVTAPSAALSWYDGPPLLELLETIPVGADPASADAPFRMPVQLALRPNEDFRGFAGTIASGRIAVGDAVAIQPGGRTTSIARIVTFDGDLDAAGAGEAVVLVLADQVDCSRGDVIAAAGSAGAAVQGFAADLVWLNERGFDAACDYQIKIATRSLSVDLRFPQGQAPGLNDIVAAELTAARPIVAAIYASEPRLGAFILIDRESQATVAAGMIRELHEGAGQTSRRRGENIVWFDTVGNGRAENDIARIVDALSASGNRVAVIDDALLRADLCSDLSGPDEEWARRALAVARIAARTSATVLVASSAPLPVDASIQAISSPEEIAATWVI, encoded by the coding sequence ATGCACGGCTCCGCCACTCTCCCCAAAGTAGCCACTGCGCCTGATACCGCATCGGAAGAAAAGGACCTTCTGCGCTTCATCGTCTGCGGTTCGGTCGACGATGGCAAGTCGACGCTGATCGGACGGCTGCTGTTCGAAACCGGCAGCGTACCCGCCGACCAGCTCGAGACGCTGGCCGCCGAGAGCCGGCGCTTCGGCACTCAAGGCGCCTCGCTCGACCTCTCGCTGCTCGTCGACGGCCTGTCGGCCGAGCGCGAGCAGGGCATCACGATCGACGTCGCCTATCGCTATTTCTCGACTGCGCAGCGCAAGTTCATCGTGATCGATGCGCCGGGACACGAGGAATACACCCGCAACATGGTCACCGGCGCCTCGCAGGCCGACATGGGCGTGCTGCTGGTCGACGCGCAGCAGGGCCTGACCGACCAGACGCGGCGCCATGCCCGGGTGCTGAAGATGCTGGGCGTCCGGCACATCGTGCTGGCGGTCAACAAGATGGACCGGGTGCGTTTCCTGCGCGAAGTGTTCGACGAGGTGGTCGGCAATTTCACCCGCTTCACCGAAGACGCCGAAATCGGCGGTTTCTCGGCCATCCCGCTGGCGGCGCTGACCGGGGCCAACGTCACCGCGCCTTCCGCCGCCCTGTCTTGGTATGATGGACCGCCGCTGCTCGAATTGCTGGAAACGATCCCTGTCGGCGCCGATCCGGCGAGCGCCGATGCGCCGTTCCGGATGCCGGTCCAGCTTGCCTTGCGACCGAACGAGGATTTTCGCGGATTTGCCGGCACGATCGCTTCGGGCCGGATCGCGGTGGGCGATGCAGTGGCGATTCAGCCTGGAGGGCGCACCACTTCGATCGCCCGGATCGTCACCTTCGACGGCGATCTTGACGCGGCGGGGGCGGGCGAGGCCGTCGTGCTGGTGCTGGCGGATCAGGTCGACTGCTCGCGCGGCGACGTGATCGCTGCCGCCGGATCGGCGGGCGCCGCCGTGCAGGGTTTTGCCGCCGACCTCGTATGGTTGAACGAGCGCGGCTTCGACGCCGCGTGCGATTACCAGATCAAGATCGCCACCCGCAGCCTTTCCGTGGACCTGCGCTTTCCGCAAGGGCAGGCGCCCGGGCTGAACGATATCGTCGCCGCCGAGCTTACCGCGGCGCGGCCGATCGTCGCGGCGATCTATGCGAGTGAGCCGCGTCTCGGTGCCTTCATCCTGATCGACCGGGAAAGCCAGGCCACCGTCGCCGCTGGCATGATCCGCGAATTGCACGAGGGCGCCGGTCAGACCTCGCGCCGGCGCGGAGAGAACATCGTCTGGTTCGATACCGTCGGCAACGGCCGGGCCGAGAACGACATCGCGCGGATCGTCGATGCGTTGTCGGCGAGCGGCAACCGCGTCGCGGTGATCGACGACGCACTGTTGCGGGCCGATCTTTGCAGCGACCTTTCGGGTCCGGACGAGGAATGGGCGCGCCGCGCGCTGGCCGTCGCCCGGATCGCCGCGCGGACGAGCGCGACCGTATTGGTGGCGAGTTCTGCGCCGCTGCCAGTTGATGCTTCAATCCAGGCTATCAGTTCGCCCGAGGAGATCGCCGCGACCTGGGTTATCTGA
- a CDS encoding translocation/assembly module TamB domain-containing protein, whose translation MAENIEPVRDEPIDAPVDEPMEEAPAERRHRGRTILKWTAIVLASLVALIIAAVLLLDTGPGRRFVVNQIEGLEFETGMEIGIGRIEGSLYGEMVLHDFSLSDPTGAFLTSPELRVDWRPFAFINSHVDVRSLTAERVTLLRLPTFNETPPSNDPLLPDLDIDIDELRINRFVAEAPVSGEQRVASLAGEAHIASGRAQVTLDGRTIAGQGRAGGDRIALALDAVPEDNKLDLDLDLDAPGDGVIAALAGLTEPLRVQLNGAGTWTNWNGRLDANFAGTEFARLRLAARDGTFMLYGPTRVARLFEGPTATLLGPILDVDLTAALDERRVDLAGGVSSDAFRLNTNGVVDLAESVFDELRLGFVLLKPSAIAPNLSGSGLRGQLLLEGDFATPGVRYELNAARLVMNDMGLQNFTASGAAEVNADRILIPVQARAARITGLDTVAGGTLANVRLDGDIAIEGTRILSDNMRVRSDRIDANVILLADMSTGLYTGAIDGRIDNYRVESVGVFNIETDIDLQTEPSGYSLAGRVRARSTRLLNESVRDFLGGNLVASADVRYGGDGIARFRNLRLTSPQVRITQGSGSYAPDGTIAFNADGVTEQYGAVGVRLAGTIADPRATITAERPGFGIGLANLRANINGAPNGYRLDATADTDYGPLTADVVLGTGPQLTLDIASANLAGIDFAGSLRQTPAGPFAGRLTANGRGLGGVVRLDAQGQYQEALVNLRAQNTTLPGPAQLSIGSAIVDARVVLYDTPYVVADAQLAQTRFGSLNLTAARAKIDYRDGRGKARVLAEGVSGVPFRVAANAELAPDLWRAALQGRVRGIDFRTVNPMRIVPGEGSYELLPTRIDFGQGNVRLAGTYGDGIRLQSRLESLDLELVNAFVPGLGLDGTATGSLDFAQANPNAFPRADARLQIDNFTRTTAVSVSQPLDINFVGKLLADGGEARAVMRRRGSVIGRLVASLNPLPPGSGSWTTRLLAAPLSGGIRYNGPADTLFSFAGQPDQRLSGPIGLAADFSGRVQDPELTGIVRASSLTYENQTYGTRLSNMALRGRFSGDRFELEQLNATAGDGTVSAQGFVSLAADRGYPMNLAVALDDARLARSDALAASATGQLRLSKEAGQTALISGQLTLPETRYQIVRQGAAEVPELTGVRFKPPRGPQRITGDEPAQPSPGIFDQLRLDIALSAPEQLYVSGMGLESEWSADLNLGGTSTAPRVTGTVELVRGTLGFAGRSFELNEGRVRFTGGAAIDPVITLAASEDIEDVTVTVNVTGRAMDPQIAFSSVPGLPQDEILARILFGSSIGNLSTLQAVQLAASLNSLRGSGGGLNPLGKLRSAAGVDRLRILGGDETQGRGTALAVGQYITDDVYVEFITDARGFTATQLEVALTPALSILSQAGGSGTTNVNVRYRKNY comes from the coding sequence ATGGCCGAGAATATCGAACCCGTCCGCGACGAGCCGATCGACGCACCAGTGGATGAGCCGATGGAAGAGGCACCGGCCGAGCGCCGCCATCGCGGCCGCACGATCCTTAAATGGACCGCCATCGTCCTCGCCTCGCTCGTCGCGCTCATCATCGCTGCGGTCCTCCTTCTCGACACCGGCCCCGGCCGCCGCTTCGTGGTCAACCAGATCGAGGGGCTGGAATTCGAGACCGGGATGGAGATCGGCATCGGCCGGATCGAGGGATCGCTCTATGGCGAGATGGTCCTGCACGATTTCAGCTTGTCGGACCCGACCGGCGCTTTCCTGACCTCGCCCGAATTGCGGGTCGACTGGCGGCCTTTCGCCTTCATCAACAGCCATGTCGACGTTCGCTCGCTCACTGCCGAACGGGTGACGCTGCTGCGTCTGCCGACCTTCAACGAGACGCCGCCGAGCAACGATCCGCTGCTGCCCGATCTCGACATCGATATCGATGAACTGCGGATCAACCGCTTCGTGGCCGAAGCCCCGGTCAGCGGTGAACAGCGCGTCGCGAGCCTGGCGGGCGAGGCACATATCGCCAGCGGCCGCGCGCAGGTCACGCTCGACGGGCGCACGATTGCTGGACAGGGCCGCGCCGGAGGCGACCGGATCGCGCTCGCGCTGGACGCCGTGCCGGAAGACAACAAGCTCGATCTTGATCTCGATCTCGATGCACCCGGCGACGGCGTGATCGCGGCGCTCGCAGGGCTCACCGAACCGTTGCGGGTACAGCTGAACGGCGCAGGAACCTGGACCAACTGGAACGGCAGGCTCGATGCCAATTTCGCCGGCACGGAATTCGCGCGCTTGCGCCTCGCCGCACGGGACGGCACCTTCATGCTGTACGGTCCGACCCGCGTGGCGCGCCTGTTCGAAGGGCCGACCGCGACCCTGCTCGGCCCGATCCTGGATGTTGACCTCACAGCCGCGCTCGACGAGCGCCGCGTGGATCTCGCCGGCGGCGTCTCCAGCGACGCCTTCCGCCTGAACACCAACGGCGTCGTCGATCTCGCCGAAAGCGTGTTCGACGAATTGCGTCTGGGTTTCGTGCTGCTCAAGCCTTCGGCCATCGCGCCAAATCTTTCGGGCAGCGGATTGCGCGGCCAATTGCTGCTCGAGGGCGATTTCGCGACGCCCGGCGTGCGTTACGAATTGAACGCCGCTCGCCTCGTGATGAACGACATGGGCCTGCAGAACTTCACCGCCAGCGGCGCGGCGGAGGTCAATGCCGACCGCATCCTCATCCCCGTTCAGGCGCGCGCGGCGCGGATCACCGGGCTCGACACCGTGGCGGGCGGCACGCTCGCCAATGTCCGGCTCGATGGCGACATCGCGATCGAGGGAACGCGCATCCTGTCGGACAACATGCGCGTGCGGTCGGACCGGATCGACGCGAACGTGATCCTCCTCGCCGACATGTCGACCGGCCTCTATACCGGCGCGATCGACGGGCGGATCGACAATTACCGGGTCGAAAGCGTCGGCGTCTTCAACATCGAGACCGATATCGACCTGCAGACCGAACCGTCGGGCTATTCGCTCGCGGGCCGGGTGCGCGCGCGTTCGACCCGCCTGCTCAACGAAAGCGTTCGGGACTTCCTCGGCGGCAATCTCGTCGCCTCGGCCGATGTGCGTTATGGCGGCGACGGGATCGCCCGTTTCCGCAATCTGCGCCTTACCTCGCCGCAGGTCCGCATCACGCAGGGCTCGGGCAGCTACGCTCCCGACGGTACCATCGCCTTCAACGCCGACGGGGTGACGGAGCAATACGGTGCGGTCGGCGTGCGGCTTGCCGGGACGATCGCCGATCCACGCGCCACCATTACGGCGGAACGACCCGGGTTCGGCATCGGCCTCGCCAATCTGCGCGCCAACATCAACGGCGCGCCCAACGGCTACCGCCTCGATGCGACCGCCGACACCGATTACGGCCCGCTGACCGCCGACGTGGTGCTCGGCACCGGGCCGCAGCTCACGCTCGACATCGCCAGCGCCAATCTCGCGGGGATCGACTTCGCCGGGTCGCTGCGCCAGACGCCCGCAGGGCCTTTCGCCGGCCGGCTGACTGCCAATGGCCGCGGCCTCGGCGGCGTGGTCCGATTGGACGCACAGGGCCAGTATCAAGAAGCGCTGGTCAATCTGCGGGCGCAGAACACCACCTTGCCCGGCCCGGCGCAGCTCTCGATCGGATCGGCTATCGTCGATGCACGGGTGGTGCTGTACGACACGCCCTATGTCGTCGCCGACGCGCAGCTCGCGCAGACCCGCTTCGGCAGCCTCAACCTCACCGCCGCGCGGGCCAAGATCGACTACCGTGACGGTCGCGGCAAGGCACGCGTGCTGGCCGAGGGTGTCAGCGGCGTGCCCTTCCGCGTCGCCGCCAATGCCGAGCTTGCACCGGATCTGTGGCGGGCGGCATTGCAAGGGCGGGTACGCGGAATCGATTTCCGCACGGTCAACCCGATGCGGATCGTGCCGGGCGAAGGCAGCTACGAACTGCTCCCCACCCGCATCGATTTCGGGCAGGGCAATGTCCGCCTCGCCGGCACATATGGCGATGGGATCAGGCTCCAGAGCCGCCTTGAATCGCTCGACCTCGAACTGGTGAACGCCTTCGTTCCCGGCCTCGGCCTCGACGGAACCGCCACCGGCAGCCTCGATTTCGCGCAGGCCAATCCAAACGCCTTCCCGCGTGCGGATGCGCGCTTGCAGATCGATAATTTCACGCGAACCACCGCCGTTTCGGTGAGTCAGCCGCTCGATATCAATTTCGTCGGCAAGTTGCTTGCGGACGGGGGCGAGGCACGCGCTGTCATGCGGCGCCGGGGCAGCGTGATCGGCCGTCTGGTTGCCTCGCTCAATCCGCTGCCGCCCGGTTCGGGCAGCTGGACGACCCGCCTCCTCGCCGCGCCGCTGTCGGGCGGCATCCGTTACAACGGTCCGGCGGACACGCTGTTCTCCTTCGCCGGCCAGCCCGATCAGCGCCTGTCCGGACCGATCGGTCTCGCGGCCGATTTCTCCGGCCGCGTCCAGGATCCAGAACTTACCGGCATCGTGCGGGCGAGCAGCCTGACTTACGAGAACCAGACTTACGGCACACGCCTTTCCAACATGGCGCTACGCGGCCGCTTCTCCGGCGACCGTTTCGAGCTCGAGCAGCTGAACGCCACCGCGGGCGACGGCACCGTTTCGGCACAAGGCTTCGTCAGTCTGGCGGCAGACCGCGGCTATCCCATGAACCTCGCCGTCGCCCTCGATGATGCACGCCTCGCCCGTAGCGACGCGCTCGCCGCTTCGGCCACGGGCCAGCTGCGGCTCAGCAAGGAAGCCGGCCAGACCGCGCTCATCTCGGGCCAGTTGACACTGCCCGAGACCCGCTACCAAATCGTCCGGCAGGGCGCGGCCGAGGTGCCAGAACTGACCGGCGTGCGCTTCAAGCCGCCCCGTGGCCCGCAACGCATTACCGGCGACGAACCGGCCCAGCCCTCGCCCGGCATCTTCGACCAGCTGCGTCTCGATATCGCCCTGTCCGCGCCCGAGCAGCTCTACGTGTCGGGCATGGGTCTCGAGAGCGAATGGAGCGCCGATCTCAATCTCGGCGGAACCAGCACCGCACCGCGTGTCACCGGGACGGTCGAGCTCGTGCGCGGCACGCTGGGCTTCGCCGGCCGATCCTTCGAGCTCAACGAAGGCCGCGTGCGCTTTACCGGCGGTGCCGCGATCGACCCGGTCATCACGCTCGCCGCGAGCGAGGATATCGAGGACGTGACCGTCACCGTGAACGTCACGGGCCGCGCCATGGACCCGCAGATCGCCTTCTCCAGCGTGCCGGGCTTGCCGCAGGACGAGATTCTCGCGCGCATCCTGTTCGGCAGCTCGATCGGCAACCTATCCACCTTGCAAGCGGTCCAGCTCGCCGCTTCGCTCAATTCGCTGCGCGGATCGGGCGGCGGGCTTAATCCACTTGGCAAGCTGCGTTCGGCGGCGGGCGTCGACCGGCTCCGCATCCTCGGCGGCGACGAGACGCAAGGGCGCGGCACCGCGCTTGCCGTGGGCCAGTACATCACAGACGATGTCTATGTGGAATTCATCACCGACGCGCGCGGCTTCACCGCCACCCAGCTCGAGGTCGCGCTCACTCCGGCGCTGTCGATCCTGAGCCAGGCCGGCGGTTCGGGTACGACCAACGTCAACGTGCGCTACCGGAAGAACTACTGA